A stretch of DNA from Streptomyces xanthii:
TGGGCAAGGACGTCGGGTGAGACGGCGATCCAGTGGAGGGGGAAGGAGCCGCGCACTTCGGGTGAGTACAGGCGCCCTTCGGCTTCGGAGAGACCTTCGCGGCTCTTCGGGGTGGGGTGCAGGGGGTGTCCGAGAAGCAGTGACTGTTCGCCGGCGAGGAAGCGGTCCAGGACGTCGACGGGCCGGGCACGTCGGTCGGCGAGGAATTCGGCGGTGCGCCGGACCGAGTCGGCGACCCGGCCGACCAGGTCGCTGCCGTCACCGGGCGGTACGGGGCCGGGGTCGCCGGGGAGCAGGTCGGACGACGGGGCAGTCACGGGCTGCTCGGCGTGAAGAGAAGCTGCTCCGGACGCGCCCCCATCGGTTTCCGGCGTCGCCACCGACCCCGACGCGGACGCCGGCCCCGTCGCCGAGGTGACGACCTGCCCTGCCTGCGCTTCCGCACCGGCCGCCGTCTCGTCTCCGGAGTCGTCGGCCGTGGCGTCGATGGCGGAGCCTTCCGCGCCGGGCCCGGATTCACGGCTCAGCAGGGCGGCGAGGGTGACGGCGTCCGCGTACGGCGCGGAGCGGGGGCCGTTCTCCAGGCGGGGCAGGCCGAAGCGGTGCCAGCCGGTGGGTGACCAGTAGTGGACAGGGACGAGGAGTGCGGTGCCGCTCGCGGGCAGGGGGATGCGGAGCGGGCCGCGGGAAGGAGGGGCGATGTCGTTCTCACGGACCCAGCAGCGCAGCAGGTTCTCGATTGCGGCCGCCTGGGCGGCGGTTGCTGCGTCGGTGTGTTCCAGGAGGTCGGTGCCGCCGGAGGTGGTGCGCGGCCGGTCTCCGTCCTGGCCGTCGGCGGTCTTCTGGCGGGGCACGGTGTCCCGGGCCATGGCGTGGGGGGACTGGGTGTCGCAGGCGCCTGCGGAGGGTCGGGGACGGCCGTCGGAGGCGGGAGTCGCGTTCAAGGGGGCTTCCTCGCGTGGGGTGGTGGGCTCCGTGATGCGGTGGTCCGGTCGGTCCGGTGTGCCGATTCCGCGATGGGTCGAGGCAGGCCGTTGGGGGCTCGGCCGGCTCCGGCTAGGTGAGGTGCTGGGCTCGGGCGACGGCCGCGAAGGCGTCCGCGAGCCGGTCGATGACGGCAGCGGCCTGCTCATCGGTGATGGTCAGCGGCGGCAGGAGACGTACGACGCTGGAGTGCCGTCCGCCGAGTTCGACAATGAGTCCGCGTTCCAGACAGGCGTCGCGTACGGCGCCGGCGATGCCGGGTGCGGCCGGACGCGGCGCGCGGTGATTCGCGAAGAGCGGGTCCTCGGAGTGGTCGGGTCTGGAGGGGAACAGGTCGCCGTCGCGCAGTTCCTCGCCCCGCACCTCTCCGCCCCGCACATCGCGAGCCCGTCCGCCCTGTCCCCCCGCGCCACCGCCCTGCGCAGGAACGCCGGCGCCGCCCCGGTGGAGACTCCGGCCCTCGAGCCCATTCCTGGGCGCGGGCGCGGACAGGGACGCGGAGGCATGGGCGGAGGCCGAAGCAGAGGCAGGGCCGGACGCCGTCGGCCGGCCCGAGGAAGGGTCGGGGTCGACCAGTTCGACGCCGATCATGAGCCCCCGGCCGCGGACGTCACCGATGTACGGAAACTCCTTCGCCAAAGCGTTCAGTTGGTCGAGCATGCGGGCGCCGAGGGTGGCGGCGCGGGCGGCGAGGTCGTTCTCCCTGACGTAGGACAGGGTCGCGGCGCCTGCGGCCATCGCGAGTTGGTTGCCGCGGAAGGTGCCGGCGTGGGCACCCGGGGGCCAGACGTCCAGGTCGTCGCGGTAGACGATGACGGCAAGGGGGAGGCTGCCGCCGATCGCCTTGGACAGGACCATGACGTCGGGGACGACCCTGCTGTGGTCGACGGCCCAGAAGGCGCCGGTGCGGCCGACGCCCGTCTGCACCTCGTCGGCGATGAGGGGGATCGAGCGTTGCTCGGTGATGGCGCGCATGCGGCGCAGCCAGGAGTCGGGGGCCGGGATCACTCCGCCTTCGCCCTGTACGGGTTCGAGGATCATCCCAGCCGGCTGGGGCACTCCCGCTTTGGTGTCGTCGAGGAGCGACTCGGTCCAGTGGGCGGCGAGTTCGGCGCCGCGGGGGCCGCCGACGCCGAAGGGGCAGCGGTAGTCCTGGGGATAGGGCAGGCGCGTGACGCGGACGTCCGTCGCGCCGCCGGACGCGGCCAGCGCTCCCGCGGTCATCCCGTGGTAGGCGCCCGTGAAGGCGAGCAGGCCGGTGCGGCCGGTGGCGGCGCGGACGAGTTTGAGCGCGGCCTCCACGGCGTCCGTCCCCGCGGGGCCGCAGAACTGGATGCGGGCGCGGTCGGCGAGGCCGGGCGGCAGGGTGCGGAACAGTTCGGTGGTGAAGGCGTCCTTCACCGGGGTGGCCAGGTCGAGGACGTGCAGTGGGGCCCCGGAGTCGAGGACGCCGCGGATGGCTTCGAGCACCACGGGGTGGTTGTGGCCCAGGGCGAGCGTGCCGGCTCCGGAGAGGCAGTCCAGGTAGCGGCGGCCGTCGGCGCCCTCGATGGTGAGCCCCCGTGCCCGTACGGGCACGATCGGCAGCGCACGCGCGTAGGTGCGCGCGGCCGACTCCCGCGCGGACTGGCGGCGCAGGATTCCCTCGTGCTCGGTGGTGCCGCGCGCGGTTGCTCCGCGCGCCGCCGCGTCGTTCGGGGCGGCCGCCGGCACGGGCGAAGGATCGGTCACGGCCACGTCTGCTGGTCCTCCCGCTGGGCGTACGGCCGACACGGGTCGTCGGCTCACCTGTGGGCGGCACGCAGCGGTGCGCGCTTCCTGCGGCTGTCCGGGCGCCGGGCCGGGACGGACCGAGGGCTGCGCGCCGACTGCGAATCCCCCGTGCGTACCAACGACGGGAGGGCGCGAGGAACACGGGTCGCGCATCGACGAATGACGAGACCTTTGTCACGCCGCCGTCACGCGGCGTAGGGGGTGGCCCGCACACCACCCCTCGCCGCCGAACGACTCGCCCCGGCCTCCGCGCCCCTCGACGGTCAGCCGTGTACGGCTCGGGCTCCGTCCGCCTCGGTGCCGCTTTGGTGCCGCTCGGTCCCAGTTGGTCCTGTGCGAACGCGGGCCGACGGCCGCCGCCGGGGCCGTTCCGAGGTCGGGCCGGGGCGCGTCGGAGCGAGGGAAGCGCAGGCCACAGTGGGCGTGAGGGGCGGTTGAAGGGGGTGCTCGCCTTGTAGCCGAACCGTTGCGGATCCGTCGGTCGGCTCCGACGGCACCGGCATAGTGTGGGGTGCCGTTCGGGGAGGGACTCAAGGCGCCCGTCCCCCGCACGAGTACGGCAGTGCACGATGACGAAGCCCAGGGGGATTCACGACATGCGACCCACACGCCCGCTGTTCGCCGCTCGCCGCGCAGGGAGTGCGCGCGGGAGAACGACCCCCGTGGTGGCGGCTGTTGCGCTCGGCGCCGTCCTCACGCTGACCGCCACCGCGTGCGGTCCGACCGAGGACGACGCGAACAGCAAGCCGACGGCCGCCGCGCCCGCGGAGGGTGACGGCATCCAGGTTCCGGACGACATCAAGGACCGGCTCAAGGAGCACGGGATCGATCTGGACAAGTGGAAGGGCGGCGAGTGGAAGAACTGGGACAAGGACAAGTGGCTTCGTGAGGCGAAGGACTTCGTCAATCCCATCATCGACGGTCTGTGGGACTCGGACCGCATGCGGGACGCGGACAAGAACCCGGACCACGAGGTCGACGACAACGACATCTCGGGCGACCAGGGTGTGACCGACCCGACGCCGAAGCCGGTGCGGGCCGCCGCTGCCGCGACGCCGTACCACGACAGCGCTCCGTACGCGGGCAAGCTGTTCTTCGACGGGCCCGAGGGTTCGATGGTGTGCTCGGCCACGGTCGTGACCGACCCGGCGCACCCCGGCAAGTCGAACATGATCTGGACGGCCGGCCACTGCGTCCATGCGGGCAAGAACGGCGGCTGGTACCGGAACATCGCGTTCGTGCCCTCGTACAACAACGGCGGCAAGTCGGCGGACCAGCTGCAGGGTGCCGCCAAGAGCGAGGTCGCTCCGTACGGCGTGTGGTGGGGTTCCTGGGCGCAGACGTCCGACCAGTGGATCGAGCAGGGCGGTCCGACCGGTGGTGAGGGTGCTCCGTACGACTTCGCCGCGATCCACGTGACGCCGGAGAAGGGCAGCACGGGCAAGTCGCTGGAGGAGACGGTGGGTTCCGCGCTTCCGGTGAACTTCAACGCCCCGGCGGTGCCGGAGATCGCGCAGCTGACCGCGAAGGGCTACCCGGCGGCGCCGCCGTACGACGGCCAGAAGCTGTACCAGTGCGCCGACAAGCCGGGCCGGCTGTCGCTGAACGACACGGACCCGACGATGTACCGCATCGGCTGCACGATGACCGGTGGTTCGTCCGGTGGTGGCTGGGTCGGCCAGGGTTCCGACGGTAAGCCGGCGCTGGTGTCCAACACCTCGATCGGCCCGGTGACTTCGGGCTGGCTCGCCGGTCCGCGCCTGGGCAAGGAGGCCAAGGGGATCTACGACGCGGTGAGCAAGAAGTACGCCGGGCAGTAGCAGCCTTCCGGTTCGAGGTGGGCTACGGGCGGCGGTGAAAGCGCTGCCCGGGCCCGCCCCGGCCGGTTCGTCCGGCGGTTCGTCCGGCGGTTCGTCCGGATCTTCGGCGGGATCTTCGGCGGGAGTGGGGAAACCTTCACCACCCCGCTGCAGTTCGTCCTCGACCTCACAGGCATAGTGGGGTGCTGTGTCACAGCGGGTCCACAGGGACATGCGCTCCGCTCATGACACGCTCATGACAGTTTCGCGTCGACGGCGGTGTCGCGCCGCCGGGTCCGACGCACGTTTTCCACTCGGGGGTACTCGCACCATGCGTTCCATACGTCCGTCCGCCACGCGCGCGCGGGGGCGTCGCGGCGCTCTCGCCGTGACCGGACTCGCCGTGGTCCTGGCACTGACCGCCACGGCTTGCAACGACAGCAAGGATGACGCCGCGGGCGGCAAGCCCGCCGCCGGCGCGTCGCAGGGTTCCGACGGCGCCAAGCTGCCCGGGGACATCGCCGACCGGCTCAAGGAGCACGGCATCGACCCCGACAAGTGGAAGGACGGTGCCTGGAAGAACTGGAGCAAGGACGACTGGCTGCGCGAAGCCAAGGACTTCGTGAACCCGGTCATCGACGGGCTGTGGAAGCCGGAGCGGATGAAGTCCGCGAAGGATCCGAACAAGACGATCGCGGCGAAGGACTACGCCGACGACCAGGGCGTCTCCGACCCCGACCCGTCCCCGGTGCAGGCCCGTCCGGAGAAGACGCCGTACCACGAGAACGCCGCGCCGGTCGGCAAGGTCTTCTTCGACTCCCCCGAGGGCTCAATGGTCTGCTCGGGCACGGTCGTCAAGGACCCGCGCAACCCGGGCCGTTCGAACCTGGTGTGGACCGCGGGCCACTGCGTGCACGCCGGTTCGGCGGGCGGCTGGTACCGCAACATCATGTTCGTGCCGTCCTACAACGACATGGGCAAGTCCGCCGACGCCCTGCGCAACGCGACGCAGCAGGAAATCGCCCCGTACGGCTCGTACTGGGCGGACTGGGCGTCGACCTCGAACGAGTGGATCAACGGCGGCGGTCCGACCGGCGGCGAGGGCGCCCCGTACGACTTCGCGGTGCTGCACGTGAAGCCCGAGCAGGGCACCAAGTCCCTGGAGGAGACGGTCGGGAACGCGCTCGACGTCGACTTCACCAAGCCGTCCGTGCAGTCGGTCGGTTCGATGGGCGCCTGGGGCTACCCGGCCGCGCCGCCGTACGACGGTCTGCTGATGCACAAGTGCCTCGACCGTCCGGGCCGGCTGTCGCTCGAGCCGACGCTGCCGACGATGTACCGCATCGGCTGCACGATGACGGGCGGCTCCTCCGGCGGTGGCTGGTTCCGCGTCCGCGGCGGCAAGACGGTCCTGGTGTCGAACACCTCGATCGGCCCGGCGGACAACACGTGGCTGGCCGGACCGCAGCTCGGTGACGAGGCCAAGCAGGTCTTCGACACCATGAGCGAGAAGTACGGCAGCCAGTAGCGAGCGGTACGGCAGCCGGTCGGGCAGTGACGGCCGACCGGCTGGCGTACGACTTCCGACACAGAAAGGAGGGCCCGCCCCGAGCGCATCGGGGCGGGCCCTCCTTTCTGTCGTGCCGGCGTGCGGGACGGCCGCGTCAGCTCGCGATCGCCGCCGGAGCGTACGGCGCGAGCTCGGCCGCGAGCTCCTCGTGGACGCGTGCCTTGAGGAGCGTGCCCTCCGGGGTGTGCTCCTCGGAGATCACGTCACCGTCCGAGTGGGCCCGCGCCACCAGCTGGCCGTGGGTGTACGGCACGAGTGCCTCGACCTCGACCTCGGGACGCGGCAGCTCGGCGTCGATGAGCGCGAGCAGCTCCTCCATGCCGGCGCCCGTGCGGGCGGAGACGGCGATCGAGTGCTTCTCGACGCGCATCAGGCGCTGGAGCACCAGCGGGTCCGCGGCGTCCGCCTTGTTGATCACCACGATCTCGGGGACCTCGGTGGCCCCGACGTCACGGATGACCTCGCGCACGGCGGCGAGCTGCTCCTCCGGCGCCGGGTGCGAACCGTCGACCACGTGGAGGATCAGGTCGGAGTCGCCGACCTCCTCCATCGTGGAGCGGAACGCCTCGACAAGGTGGTGCGGCAGATGCCGGACGAAACCGACCGTGTCGGCCAGCGTGTACAGCCGGCCGCTCGGGGTCTCGGCCCTGCGGACGGTCGGGTCCAGGGTGGCGAACAGTGCGTTCTCCACCAGGACGCCCGCGCCCGTCAGGCGGTTGAGCAGGGACGACTTGCCCGCGTTCGTGTAGCCGGCGATGGCGACCGAGGGCACCTTGTTGCGCTTGCGCTCCTGGCGCTTGATGTCGCGGCCCGTCTTCATCTCCGCGATCTCACGGCGCATCTTCGCCATCTTCTCGCGGATCCGTCGCCGGTCCGTCTCGATCTTGGTCTCACCGGGACCACGGGTGGCCATCCCGCCACCGCCGCCGCCACCCATCTGCCGGGACAGCGACTGACCCCAGCCGCGCAGTCGCGGCAGCATGTACTGCATCTGCGCGAGAGCGACCTGCGCCTTGCCCTCTCGGGACTTGGCGTGCTGGGCGAAGATGTCGAGGATCAGGGCGGTCCGGTCGACCACCTTGACCTTGACGACGTCCTCGAGGTGGATGAGCTGGCCGGGGCTGAGCTCACCGTCGCACACGACGGTGTCGGCTCCGGTCTCGAGCACGATGTCGCGCAGTTCGAGCGCCTTGCCCGAGCCGATGTACGTGGCCGCGTCGGGCTTGTCCCGGCGCTGCACCACACCGTCGAGCACGAGCGCGCCCGCCGTCTCGGCGAGGGCGGCCAACTCCGCGAGGGAGTTCTCCGCGTCCTGAACCGTTCCCGATGTCCACACACCGACGAGCACCACACGCTCCAGGCGGAGCTGTCGGTACTCGACCTCGGTGACGTCCTCGAGCTCGGTGGAGAGGCCCGCGACGCGGCGCAGGGCCGCACGCTCGGAGCGGTCGAACTGCTCGCCGTCCCGATCTCCGTCGATCTCGTGGCTCCAGGCGACGTCCTCTTCCATCAGGGCATCGGCCCGAAGACCTTCGGGGTAGTTCTGCGCGAGGCTCTGCGCTTCCTGGGAAGGGGAAGAAGAGGAGGTCATTGGATCCTTACGTCTGTGGGATTTCGGAACATCGTGACGGAGACCAGCCTCCGTCACCTGTGACAACGCTCGGCCCGGCCCCAGGATTCCCGGTGGCCCGCCAGCCGCTCCGCGCCGTCGACCTGAAGATGTTCGCACGGAACGGGGCGTCTCGTCATCAGGGTTTTTCCCCGGTGTGCCGGGCCGAAGCCTACTTCTCCGCCGTCTTCACCGGCTCGACCTTCCAGTCCGGGTGTCCGGGCATGGGCGGCGTCTTCTTCCCGTACAGCCAGGCGTCGAAGAAGCCGTTCAGGTCGCGTCCGGCGATCTGCGAGGCGAGTGCGACGAAGTCGGCGGTCGTGGCCGTGCCGTCGCGATGCGTGCTCACCCACTGCCGCTCCAGGTTCTCGAAGGCCTCCTTGCCGATCTCCTCCCGCAGCGCGTACAGGACGAGGGCGGCGCCGTCGTAGACGACCGGCCGGAAGATGCTGATCTTCTCGCCCGGCGCGGGGCTCTTCGGGGCGGCCGGCGGCCCTCCGTCGGCGCGCATGGCGTCCGACGCCCCGTAGGCGGCGCGCATCCGCTTCTCCATCGGGCGGTCGCCCTTCTCCTGCGCGTACAGCTCCTCGTACCAGGTGGCGTGCCCCTCGTTGAGCCACACGTCGGACCAGGTGCGCGGGCTGACGCTGTCGCCGAACCACTGGTGGGCCAGCTCGTGGACCATGACCGACTCGACGTACCACCTCGGGTACTCGGAGCGGGTGAAGAGGTCGCGCTCGAAGAGGGAGAGCGTCTGGGTCTCGAGTTCGAATCCGGTGGTGGCGTCGGCGATGACCAGCCCGTAGTTCTCGAACGGGTAGCGGCCGACCTTGCTCTCCATCCAGGCGATCTGCGCGGGCGTCTCGGCGAGCCAGGGATCAAGCGTCTTCACGTCCTCGGTGCGCACGACGTCGCGCACCTCCAGGCCGTGCGGGCCCTCGCGGCGCAGGACGGACGAGCGGCCGATGGAGACCTGGGCCAGCTCCGTGGCCATGGGGTGTTCCGTGCGGTAGGTCCAGTCGGTGGTGTCCCCCGCGCGCGTGGTGCTCACGGACCGCCCGTTGGCGACGGCGGTCAGCTCCTTGGGCGTACGGACGTGGAACGTGAAGTACGCCTTGTCCGACGGGTGGTCGTTGCACGGGAAGACCCGGTGCGCGGCGTCCGCCTGGTTGGCCATCGCGAGGCCGTCCTTGGTGCGCACCCAGCCGATCTCCTCCTTGCCGGGCACGGGGTCGCTGGTGTGCTCCACGGTGATGTGCAGCGGCTCCCCCTGTACGACGGACCGCGTCGGCGTCACGACCAGGTCCTCGCCCTTCGTCGTGAAGTCCGCGCGCAGGCCGTTGACCTTCACGGAGTGCACCGTGCCGTGCGAGAAGTCGAGGTTGATCCGGTCGAGCATGGACGTCGCCTGCGCGTCGATCTTGGTGACGGCGTCGAGCGGCTTGCTGTTGTCGCCCTGGTAGGTGAAGGCGATGTCGTACGACTGGACGTCGTAGCCGGGGTTGCCGAGGTGCGGGAAGAGGCGGTCGCCCACGCCGAGCGGGGTCGCGGACTGCGGCGCGGCGGCGGCGAGCACGGCGAGGGAGACACCGGCGGCGAGCAGTGCGGCGGTGCGGGGCGTTCGGGAGCTGAGCAGCATCCCCTACGGCTATCAGCGCGCGCCCCGAAGGCCCGGACGGCACGCGCCGGACCACCCGAACGAGACCCCGGGTTCGCTCAGTGCGCCCCGGCGGCGGCGTGCCGGGCGCGGTCCACGTCGTACACGCCCGGCACGTTGCGCATCGCCCGCATCAGGTTCTGGAGGCGGTCCGCGTCCGGGAGTTGGAGGGTGTAGGTGTGGCGGACGCGGCCCTGGTCGGGCGGGTCGACGGTCGCCGAGATGATGGCGACGCCCTCGAGCGCTATGGCTTCGGTGAGATCGGCGAGGAGGTGCGGGCGGCTGAAGGACTCGGCGATCAGCGTGACGCGGTACTCGGCGGTCTCGGCGTCGGCCCAGCGCACGCCGATCTCCGCGCGCCCCGCCGCTTTCATGCGCGCCACGCCGGAACACTCGACGCGGTGCACGGTGACGACGCCGCCGCGCACCGCGAAGGCGGTGATCTCGTCGGGCGGTACGGGCGTGCAGCAGCCCGCGAGGCGCACGCCGGCGCCGGGCTGGTCCACCACCGCGTTCGCCGCGGCGGGGCGGGCCGAGGGGCCGCTGTAGGCGGCCCGCGGCTCCGGTTCCGGCTCGGGGGCGCGGGGGCCCTCGGGGTGCGCGGTGAGCCAGCGGCGGATGGCGATGCGGGCGGCCGGGGTCTTGGCGTGGTCCAGCCAGTCGCGGGACGGCTCGGAGGCCGCGTCCTGGTCCATGAGGAGCTGCACGGTGTCGCCGTCGGAGAGGACGGTGCCGAGCGCGGCGAGGCGTCCGTTGACCCGCGCGCCGATGCAGGCGTGGGCGTCCTCCCCGTACTGCGCGTACGCGGCGTCGATGCAGCTGGCGCCCGCGGGCAGCCCGATGGTGCCGCCGTCGGGCCGGAACACGGTGATCTCGCGGTCCTGGGCCAGGTCCTCGCGCAGCGTCGACCAGAACGTGTCGGTGTCGGGCGCGGACTGCTGCCAGTCGAGGAGGCGGGAGAGCCAGCCGGGGCGGGTGGGGTCGGAGCGCTCGCCGACGGTGTCCAGGTGCTCCTCGCCGGAGGGCGTGTAGGGATTGCCGAGGGCGACGACGCCGGCCTCGGCCACCTTGTGCATCTGGTGCGTGCGGATGAGGACTTCGGCGACCTCGCCGTCGGCGCGGGCCACGGCGGTGTGCAGCGACTGGTACAGGTTGAACTTGGGGACGGCGATGAAGTCCTTGAACTCCGAGACGACCGGCGTGAAGCAGGTGTGCAGCTCGCCCAGCACGCCGTAGCAGTCCGCGTCCTCGGAGACGAGGACGAGCAGGCGCCCGAAGTCGGCGCCGCGCAGCTCGCCGCGCTTGCGCCGCACGCGGTGCACGGAGACGAAGTGCCGGGGCCGGATGAGGACTTCGGCGGTGATGCCCGCCTCGCGCAGCACGCCGCGCACCTCTTCGGCGATCTCGTCGAGGGGGTGCTCCGTGCGGGCCGCGTTCGCCGCGATGAGCTCCCTGGTCTGTTTGTACTCCTCGGGGTGAAGGATCGCGAAGACGAGGTCTTCCAGCTCGGTCTTGAGCGCCTGGACGCCGAGGCGCTCGGCGAGCGGGATCAGGACGTCCCGCGTGACCTTGGCGATCCGTTCCTGCTTCTCCTGGCGCATGACGCCGAGGGTACGCATGTTGTGCAGACGGTCGGCGAGTTTGATCGACATGACGCGCACGTCGTTGCCCGTGGCGACGAGCATCTTGCGGAAGGTCTCGGGCTCGGCCGCGGCCCCGTAGTCGACCTTCTCCAGTTTGGTGACGCCGTCGACCAGATAGGCGACTTCCTCGCCGAACTCGGTGCGCACCTGGTCGAGGGTGACCTCGGTGTCCTCGACCGTGTCGTGGAGCAGGGAGGCGGTCAGGGTGGTGGCCTCGGCGCCCAGCTCGGCCAGGATCAGCGTGACGGCGAGCGGGTGCGTGATGTACGGCTCGCCGCTCTTGCGCATCTGACCGCGGTGCGAGGACTCGGCGAGCACGTAGGCGCGGCGCAGCGGCTCCAGGTCGGAGTC
This window harbors:
- the hflX gene encoding GTPase HflX, with amino-acid sequence MTSSSSPSQEAQSLAQNYPEGLRADALMEEDVAWSHEIDGDRDGEQFDRSERAALRRVAGLSTELEDVTEVEYRQLRLERVVLVGVWTSGTVQDAENSLAELAALAETAGALVLDGVVQRRDKPDAATYIGSGKALELRDIVLETGADTVVCDGELSPGQLIHLEDVVKVKVVDRTALILDIFAQHAKSREGKAQVALAQMQYMLPRLRGWGQSLSRQMGGGGGGGMATRGPGETKIETDRRRIREKMAKMRREIAEMKTGRDIKRQERKRNKVPSVAIAGYTNAGKSSLLNRLTGAGVLVENALFATLDPTVRRAETPSGRLYTLADTVGFVRHLPHHLVEAFRSTMEEVGDSDLILHVVDGSHPAPEEQLAAVREVIRDVGATEVPEIVVINKADAADPLVLQRLMRVEKHSIAVSARTGAGMEELLALIDAELPRPEVEVEALVPYTHGQLVARAHSDGDVISEEHTPEGTLLKARVHEELAAELAPYAPAAIAS
- a CDS encoding diaminobutyrate--2-oxoglutarate transaminase family protein, encoding MAVTDPSPVPAAAPNDAAARGATARGTTEHEGILRRQSARESAARTYARALPIVPVRARGLTIEGADGRRYLDCLSGAGTLALGHNHPVVLEAIRGVLDSGAPLHVLDLATPVKDAFTTELFRTLPPGLADRARIQFCGPAGTDAVEAALKLVRAATGRTGLLAFTGAYHGMTAGALAASGGATDVRVTRLPYPQDYRCPFGVGGPRGAELAAHWTESLLDDTKAGVPQPAGMILEPVQGEGGVIPAPDSWLRRMRAITEQRSIPLIADEVQTGVGRTGAFWAVDHSRVVPDVMVLSKAIGGSLPLAVIVYRDDLDVWPPGAHAGTFRGNQLAMAAGAATLSYVRENDLAARAATLGARMLDQLNALAKEFPYIGDVRGRGLMIGVELVDPDPSSGRPTASGPASASASAHASASLSAPAPRNGLEGRSLHRGGAGVPAQGGGAGGQGGRARDVRGGEVRGEELRDGDLFPSRPDHSEDPLFANHRAPRPAAPGIAGAVRDACLERGLIVELGGRHSSVVRLLPPLTITDEQAAAVIDRLADAFAAVARAQHLT
- a CDS encoding trypsin-like serine peptidase, which codes for MRPTRPLFAARRAGSARGRTTPVVAAVALGAVLTLTATACGPTEDDANSKPTAAAPAEGDGIQVPDDIKDRLKEHGIDLDKWKGGEWKNWDKDKWLREAKDFVNPIIDGLWDSDRMRDADKNPDHEVDDNDISGDQGVTDPTPKPVRAAAAATPYHDSAPYAGKLFFDGPEGSMVCSATVVTDPAHPGKSNMIWTAGHCVHAGKNGGWYRNIAFVPSYNNGGKSADQLQGAAKSEVAPYGVWWGSWAQTSDQWIEQGGPTGGEGAPYDFAAIHVTPEKGSTGKSLEETVGSALPVNFNAPAVPEIAQLTAKGYPAAPPYDGQKLYQCADKPGRLSLNDTDPTMYRIGCTMTGGSSGGGWVGQGSDGKPALVSNTSIGPVTSGWLAGPRLGKEAKGIYDAVSKKYAGQ
- a CDS encoding trypsin-like serine peptidase yields the protein MRSIRPSATRARGRRGALAVTGLAVVLALTATACNDSKDDAAGGKPAAGASQGSDGAKLPGDIADRLKEHGIDPDKWKDGAWKNWSKDDWLREAKDFVNPVIDGLWKPERMKSAKDPNKTIAAKDYADDQGVSDPDPSPVQARPEKTPYHENAAPVGKVFFDSPEGSMVCSGTVVKDPRNPGRSNLVWTAGHCVHAGSAGGWYRNIMFVPSYNDMGKSADALRNATQQEIAPYGSYWADWASTSNEWINGGGPTGGEGAPYDFAVLHVKPEQGTKSLEETVGNALDVDFTKPSVQSVGSMGAWGYPAAPPYDGLLMHKCLDRPGRLSLEPTLPTMYRIGCTMTGGSSGGGWFRVRGGKTVLVSNTSIGPADNTWLAGPQLGDEAKQVFDTMSEKYGSQ
- a CDS encoding RelA/SpoT family protein, whose translation is MSAEATNPATPGPITPEAPRRRARPRIDLRRLGRAALLGSATRDRLPDAISHVVEAHRAHYPDSDLEPLRRAYVLAESSHRGQMRKSGEPYITHPLAVTLILAELGAEATTLTASLLHDTVEDTEVTLDQVRTEFGEEVAYLVDGVTKLEKVDYGAAAEPETFRKMLVATGNDVRVMSIKLADRLHNMRTLGVMRQEKQERIAKVTRDVLIPLAERLGVQALKTELEDLVFAILHPEEYKQTRELIAANAARTEHPLDEIAEEVRGVLREAGITAEVLIRPRHFVSVHRVRRKRGELRGADFGRLLVLVSEDADCYGVLGELHTCFTPVVSEFKDFIAVPKFNLYQSLHTAVARADGEVAEVLIRTHQMHKVAEAGVVALGNPYTPSGEEHLDTVGERSDPTRPGWLSRLLDWQQSAPDTDTFWSTLREDLAQDREITVFRPDGGTIGLPAGASCIDAAYAQYGEDAHACIGARVNGRLAALGTVLSDGDTVQLLMDQDAASEPSRDWLDHAKTPAARIAIRRWLTAHPEGPRAPEPEPEPRAAYSGPSARPAAANAVVDQPGAGVRLAGCCTPVPPDEITAFAVRGGVVTVHRVECSGVARMKAAGRAEIGVRWADAETAEYRVTLIAESFSRPHLLADLTEAIALEGVAIISATVDPPDQGRVRHTYTLQLPDADRLQNLMRAMRNVPGVYDVDRARHAAAGAH
- a CDS encoding M1 family metallopeptidase; protein product: MLLSSRTPRTAALLAAGVSLAVLAAAAPQSATPLGVGDRLFPHLGNPGYDVQSYDIAFTYQGDNSKPLDAVTKIDAQATSMLDRINLDFSHGTVHSVKVNGLRADFTTKGEDLVVTPTRSVVQGEPLHITVEHTSDPVPGKEEIGWVRTKDGLAMANQADAAHRVFPCNDHPSDKAYFTFHVRTPKELTAVANGRSVSTTRAGDTTDWTYRTEHPMATELAQVSIGRSSVLRREGPHGLEVRDVVRTEDVKTLDPWLAETPAQIAWMESKVGRYPFENYGLVIADATTGFELETQTLSLFERDLFTRSEYPRWYVESVMVHELAHQWFGDSVSPRTWSDVWLNEGHATWYEELYAQEKGDRPMEKRMRAAYGASDAMRADGGPPAAPKSPAPGEKISIFRPVVYDGAALVLYALREEIGKEAFENLERQWVSTHRDGTATTADFVALASQIAGRDLNGFFDAWLYGKKTPPMPGHPDWKVEPVKTAEK